From Musa acuminata AAA Group cultivar baxijiao chromosome BXJ3-8, Cavendish_Baxijiao_AAA, whole genome shotgun sequence, one genomic window encodes:
- the LOC103993173 gene encoding peroxidase 5, whose translation MAWGRGAMLVALVVALCLSALGADAQLKVGYYSYGCPAAELIVKEEVEKALIDDPGVGADLLRMHFHDCFVRGCDGSVLIDSTEDNTAEKDAQVNLTLEGFEIIDAIKEKLEAACKGVVSCADLLAFAARDSVVHYGGIHYRVPAGRKDGTVSKEGDTSILPSSALDLTELTKLFISKGLSQNDMITLSGAHTVGIAHCDAFTDRLYDTDETLDQKYAKALRKQCPPGSNNTVSMDPKSPQRFDNHYYRSLLKNRGLFTSDRTLLSTQGTTTQVKRLASNYKRFQRKFAAAIVKMGQIGILTGSEGEVRANCRKIN comes from the exons ATGGCGTGGGGAAGAGGAGCGATGCTGGTGGCCCTCGTCGTGGCCTTGTGCCTGAGCGCACTCGGGGCGGACGCCCAGCTCAAGGTTGGATACTACTCCTATGGCTGCCCAGCAGCTGAGCTCATTGTTAAGGAGGAGGTCGAGAAGGCTCTGATAGATGACCCTGGCGTCGGTGCTGACCTTCTCCGGATGCACTTCCATGACTGCTTCGTGAGG GGTTGCGATGGCTCGGTTCTTATCGATTCGACGGAGGACAACACCGCCGAGAAGGATGCACAAGTCAATCTAACCCTCGAAGGATTTGAGATTATCGACGCTATCAAGGAAAAGTTGGAGGCCGCCTGCAAAGGAGTCGTCTCGTGCGCAGACCTTCTGGCATTCGCCGCCAGAGACAGCGTCGTACAT TACGGAGGAATTCACTACAGAGTCCCTGCAGGCAGAAAAGATGGAACGGTATCCAAGGAAGGCGACACGAGCATTCTCCCTTCGTCGGCCCTTGACCTCACTGAGCTCACAAAGTTGTTCATCTCCAAGGGGTTGAGCCAAAATGACATGATCACTCTTTCAG GAGCGCACACGGTCGGCATCGCGCACTGTGACGCCTTCACCGACAGGCTGTACGACACAGACGAGACGCTGGATCAGAAGTACGCAAAGGCGCTGCGGAAGCAGTGCCCTCCGGGCAGCAACAACACGGTGTCGATGGACCCGAAAAGCCCTCAAAGGTTCGACAACCATTACTACAGGAGCCTCCTGAAGAACCGAGGGCTGTTCACCTCGGACCGGACCCTCCTTTCCACGCAGGGCACGACGACGCAGGTGAAGCGGCTCGCGAGCAACTACAAGCGCTTCCAGCGGAAGTTCGCGGCTGCCATAGTGAAGATGGGCCAGATCGGAATCCTCACCGGGAGCGAGGGCGAGGTTCGCGCCAATTGCAGGAAGATCAACTGA